A window from Leptospira fletcheri encodes these proteins:
- the rfaE1 gene encoding D-glycero-beta-D-manno-heptose-7-phosphate kinase: MYSIKKNLYLTAANRLSGTKIIVIGDLILDEYLFGEVNRISPEAPVPVVWVRKEKRTLGGAGNVIKNLSRFGVTSVVLGRSGNDETANTLKELLTQEKTHAEGNKILLSENVPTILKTRVIAGHQQVCRIDREETHSLTNSEEEELFRAFSERIDQADAVVLSDYDKGTLTPKLIREVISLSVAKKKIVTVDPQVSHFFQYEKASILTPNHHEAGKALGRKLETDREVESAAKEIAVRLGSPSMMITRGEKGMSLYLAAEDKTHHIPTVAKQVFDVTGAGDTVISAYTAFRAAGLTELESALVSNVAAGVVVGKLGAETVSLSELQDALEKRGILT; encoded by the coding sequence TTGTACTCGATAAAAAAGAATCTTTACCTTACCGCCGCAAATCGTCTCTCCGGGACGAAAATCATCGTCATCGGAGACCTCATTTTAGACGAATATCTCTTCGGTGAAGTGAATCGGATCTCTCCCGAGGCCCCGGTTCCCGTGGTTTGGGTCCGGAAGGAAAAAAGAACCTTGGGAGGCGCGGGAAACGTCATTAAAAATTTATCCCGTTTTGGGGTCACTTCCGTCGTTTTGGGAAGATCCGGAAACGACGAAACCGCAAACACTTTAAAGGAATTATTGACCCAAGAGAAGACCCATGCGGAAGGCAATAAAATCCTTCTTTCGGAAAACGTGCCGACCATCTTAAAAACCAGGGTGATCGCAGGCCACCAGCAGGTGTGTCGGATCGATCGGGAAGAAACCCATTCCCTAACTAACTCGGAAGAAGAGGAACTGTTCCGAGCCTTTTCCGAAAGGATCGACCAGGCGGACGCGGTTGTACTCTCCGATTACGATAAGGGAACCCTCACCCCGAAATTGATCCGGGAAGTCATCTCCCTTTCGGTTGCCAAAAAAAAGATCGTCACTGTGGATCCTCAAGTTTCCCATTTTTTCCAGTATGAAAAAGCAAGTATTCTGACTCCAAACCATCACGAAGCCGGTAAGGCTCTCGGGAGAAAATTGGAAACGGATCGAGAGGTGGAAAGCGCAGCGAAGGAGATTGCGGTCCGATTGGGTTCTCCTTCCATGATGATTACGAGAGGGGAAAAAGGGATGAGTCTGTATTTGGCGGCCGAAGACAAAACCCATCATATTCCAACGGTTGCCAAGCAGGTGTTCGACGTGACCGGAGCGGGAGACACGGTCATCTCCGCATATACCGCTTTTCGAGCCGCCGGTTTAACGGAACTAGAGTCGGCACTGGTTTCCAATGTTGCGGCAGGGGTCGTCGTAGGAAAACTGGGCGCGGAAACGGTATCCCTTTCCGAATTGCAGGACGCTCTGGAAAAAAGGGGAATCCTCACTTGA
- the rfaE2 gene encoding D-glycero-beta-D-manno-heptose 1-phosphate adenylyltransferase, which yields MSLLEECLEKIVPFSEASAHANRIRTSGRIVFTNGVFDLIHKGHLTYLAQAAELGDFLWVGLNSNESVRRLKGPERPVNSEEDRALLLSCLSFVHTITVFSEETPLNLISQIRPNVHTKGGDYDPETLPEASLVKNLGGEVRILPFVQGFSSTDLIRRIRGI from the coding sequence TTGAGTCTTTTAGAAGAATGCCTGGAAAAGATCGTTCCGTTTTCGGAAGCATCTGCCCATGCAAATCGAATCCGGACCTCGGGAAGGATCGTCTTTACCAACGGAGTCTTCGATTTGATTCATAAGGGACATCTGACCTATTTGGCGCAAGCCGCCGAACTGGGAGATTTCCTCTGGGTAGGATTGAATTCGAACGAGTCCGTTCGTAGACTCAAAGGTCCGGAGAGACCTGTAAACTCGGAAGAAGACCGGGCCCTTCTACTCTCCTGTCTTTCCTTCGTGCATACGATCACCGTGTTTTCCGAGGAAACCCCTCTAAATTTAATTTCCCAAATCCGCCCGAACGTCCATACAAAAGGTGGAGATTATGATCCGGAAACCCTTCCGGAAGCGTCTTTGGTGAAAAATCTAGGCGGGGAGGTTCGTATCCTTCCGTTTGTCCAGGGATTTTCCAGCACGGATCTCATCCGGAGAATCCGAGGGATCTAA
- a CDS encoding CTP synthase — protein sequence MSKTKFIFVTGGVCSSLGKGVSAAALGCLLESRGYSVSLQKMDPYINIDPGTMSPYQHGEVYVTEDGAETDLDLGYYERFTKSKFTRKNSISTGQIYNTVIQRERKGDYLGRTVQVVPHITNEIRNRIYTLARENATDFVIVEIGGTVGDIESIPFLEAIRQMRYEHGPAHVLFIHVTLVPTITVAGEAKTKPTQHSVKELLALGIQPDILICRVNQPMGKEMKGKISLFCNVKEENVISASDISTSIYEIPKMYKEEKLDQVVLKTLGMELGRSNFAEWEKIIKSIQSAKYTVQIAVVGKYISLHDAYRSVYESLSHGGIANEANVEFVKVDPEKVDKTNVKDLLKGVQGILVPGGFGDRGIEGKILAIQYARTKGIPFFGICLGMQCAVIEFGRNVLGLKEANSTEFRPDSPDPVISLIEEQMDIDQMGGTMRLGSYPCRIRKNTLAFTEYKQELVYERHRHRFEFTNRYREAFEEKGLVFSGISPDENLIEIVEIPDHPWFVGVQFHPEFTGKPTKPHPLFAGFIRAAVKLTRKVS from the coding sequence TTGTCCAAGACCAAATTTATTTTCGTCACCGGAGGAGTGTGTTCCTCTTTAGGAAAGGGGGTTTCCGCCGCTGCTTTAGGTTGCCTTCTCGAAAGTAGGGGGTATTCGGTTTCTCTCCAAAAAATGGATCCCTACATCAACATAGACCCGGGAACGATGAGCCCGTACCAACACGGAGAGGTCTATGTAACCGAAGACGGAGCCGAGACGGACCTGGATCTGGGTTATTACGAGCGTTTTACCAAATCTAAGTTTACGCGTAAGAATTCCATTTCGACCGGCCAAATCTATAACACCGTAATCCAGAGGGAACGCAAAGGAGATTACCTAGGCAGGACGGTCCAGGTAGTACCTCATATCACGAACGAAATCAGGAACCGCATCTATACTCTCGCGAGGGAAAACGCGACCGATTTCGTGATCGTAGAAATCGGCGGAACGGTGGGGGATATTGAATCCATTCCTTTTCTGGAAGCCATACGCCAGATGCGCTATGAACACGGTCCCGCGCATGTATTATTCATCCATGTTACCTTAGTTCCCACGATCACCGTTGCCGGAGAGGCGAAGACGAAGCCTACACAACATTCCGTAAAGGAATTACTCGCTTTGGGAATCCAGCCGGACATCCTGATTTGCAGAGTCAATCAGCCGATGGGAAAAGAAATGAAGGGAAAAATCTCTCTCTTCTGTAACGTTAAGGAAGAAAACGTGATCTCGGCCTCCGATATCAGCACTTCCATCTATGAAATTCCTAAAATGTACAAAGAAGAAAAGCTGGACCAGGTAGTGTTGAAGACCTTGGGAATGGAACTGGGTAGATCCAATTTTGCGGAGTGGGAAAAGATCATAAAAAGCATCCAGTCCGCAAAATATACGGTTCAAATCGCAGTAGTCGGAAAATACATATCGTTACACGACGCGTATCGCTCGGTCTACGAAAGCCTTTCCCACGGAGGGATCGCCAACGAGGCGAATGTGGAATTCGTGAAAGTGGATCCGGAGAAAGTGGACAAAACGAACGTAAAGGATCTCTTAAAGGGAGTGCAGGGGATTCTGGTTCCCGGAGGATTCGGAGATCGCGGTATAGAAGGTAAGATTCTAGCCATCCAATATGCTAGGACGAAGGGAATTCCCTTTTTCGGAATTTGCCTGGGAATGCAGTGCGCGGTGATCGAATTCGGAAGAAACGTTTTAGGATTGAAAGAGGCAAACTCCACGGAATTCAGACCTGATTCTCCGGATCCGGTGATCTCTCTCATCGAAGAGCAAATGGATATAGACCAAATGGGAGGAACCATGCGTTTGGGTTCCTATCCTTGTAGGATTCGTAAAAATACTTTGGCTTTTACGGAATACAAACAGGAGTTGGTTTACGAGCGCCATAGGCACAGATTCGAATTTACGAATCGTTACCGTGAAGCCTTCGAAGAAAAGGGGTTGGTCTTTTCGGGAATTTCTCCCGATGAAAACTTGATCGAAATCGTAGAGATTCCGGATCATCCTTGGTTCGTAGGGGTCCAATTCCATCCGGAATTCACGGGCAAACCTACGAAACCCCATCCCTTATTTGCCGGATTCATCCGCGCAGCGGTCAAACTAACTAGGAAGGTATCATGA
- the rpoN gene encoding RNA polymerase factor sigma-54 produces the protein MNLNHQLVQKQTQKLVMTQDLRQSIELLPLSTVELADRISAELVENPMLEEEASSERSKNPELYSSDDLRRKEKNDFIKNSDVGWQDSFTLDRPQARGSDASDRNQKYIESSPNAQSLSEHLLWQLRISPLKEKEMEIAEILISMLDDRGFIPKTEQELSAEISVPVKTIQKVLGQIHQLDPLGIGARNIQQTLLVQSKILRPNDEKLHDLIENHLKDLEKLDYKGISKKMGISIENVEAMAAEIKKLEPFPATLYNPKKPDYILPDVIVREIGGEFNILLNDEWLPKLKINKEYKGFLKKGAKDSDKEYISSKLNSAEWLIRSVNQRRQTLYRVVSAIIELQTEFFRKGVRHLRPLTLKDIAERLELHESTVSRITSNKYIQTSWGILELKWFFSSGLKSKSSEGGMESSKTIHDMIRNLVKEEDPENPLSDQEIVELIEKKGIEIARRTVAKYRKILKILPSNQRKKVKSLEAR, from the coding sequence GTGAATTTAAACCATCAGCTCGTCCAAAAGCAGACCCAAAAACTGGTCATGACTCAGGACCTGCGCCAGTCCATTGAGCTATTGCCTCTCTCCACGGTGGAGCTCGCGGACAGAATCAGCGCCGAGTTGGTGGAAAATCCTATGCTTGAAGAGGAGGCTTCTTCCGAAAGAAGCAAAAATCCGGAACTCTATTCCTCCGACGATCTTAGAAGAAAAGAAAAAAACGATTTTATAAAGAACTCCGACGTAGGTTGGCAGGATTCCTTTACTCTGGATCGACCCCAAGCCCGCGGATCCGACGCTTCGGACCGGAACCAGAAATACATAGAATCTTCCCCGAATGCACAATCTTTGTCGGAGCATCTTCTCTGGCAGCTCAGGATTTCGCCTTTGAAGGAAAAGGAGATGGAAATCGCCGAGATTCTGATTTCCATGTTGGACGACCGAGGCTTTATTCCGAAGACGGAGCAGGAATTATCCGCGGAAATCAGCGTCCCCGTAAAGACGATCCAAAAGGTGCTAGGGCAGATCCACCAATTGGATCCTCTGGGAATCGGTGCTAGGAATATCCAACAGACACTGCTCGTCCAATCCAAAATCCTGAGGCCGAACGACGAAAAACTACACGACCTGATCGAAAATCATTTAAAAGATCTGGAAAAATTGGATTACAAAGGAATTTCCAAGAAAATGGGGATTTCCATCGAAAACGTGGAGGCGATGGCGGCGGAAATCAAAAAGCTCGAACCTTTCCCCGCGACTTTATACAATCCCAAAAAACCGGATTATATCCTGCCCGATGTGATCGTCCGGGAAATAGGTGGGGAATTTAATATTCTGTTAAACGACGAATGGCTTCCCAAATTGAAGATAAACAAAGAATATAAAGGTTTTTTAAAAAAAGGCGCCAAAGATTCGGACAAAGAATATATCTCCTCCAAGCTGAATTCCGCCGAATGGCTGATTCGATCGGTCAACCAAAGAAGACAGACATTGTACAGGGTCGTCTCCGCTATCATAGAACTTCAAACCGAATTCTTTAGAAAAGGAGTCCGGCATCTTAGGCCCTTGACCTTGAAGGATATCGCCGAGCGTTTGGAACTCCACGAGTCCACTGTTTCCAGGATCACTTCCAACAAATATATCCAAACGTCTTGGGGAATCCTAGAGCTGAAATGGTTTTTTTCCTCGGGCTTGAAATCGAAAAGTTCCGAAGGGGGAATGGAATCTTCGAAAACCATCCACGATATGATCCGTAATCTGGTAAAGGAGGAAGATCCCGAAAACCCTCTCTCCGACCAGGAGATCGTGGAATTGATCGAAAAAAAAGGGATCGAGATCGCGAGACGAACCGTAGCTAAGTACAGAAAGATCCTGAAGATTCTCCCTTCCAACCAAAGAAAAAAAGTGAAATCCCTGGAGGCAAGATAA
- the lptC gene encoding LPS export ABC transporter periplasmic protein LptC: MYAGVVLGIAAIVAFFLVAGKKEAKYTRVENEKESGATVSFKKFERDQYDQSGILNWKLRADESYVFVGEGKTVLYEIDFDQFEEGKFKSKLTGDKGEINHSTKLMVLNGNIRLVTNEGRTLLAKSLEYNTETKKLSSDEEVVVEADGTRIRGIGLRADKDLNKFTILRPTAITQGGTNPLSTAQ, encoded by the coding sequence ATGTACGCCGGAGTCGTTCTAGGGATCGCCGCAATCGTAGCCTTCTTTTTGGTGGCTGGAAAGAAGGAAGCGAAATACACGCGGGTGGAAAACGAAAAAGAATCCGGTGCGACGGTATCGTTTAAAAAGTTCGAAAGAGACCAGTACGATCAAAGCGGTATCCTGAATTGGAAATTACGTGCGGATGAATCCTACGTTTTCGTCGGAGAAGGAAAAACCGTATTGTACGAGATAGACTTCGATCAGTTTGAAGAAGGTAAGTTCAAATCGAAACTGACCGGAGACAAAGGGGAAATCAACCATTCCACAAAGCTGATGGTACTAAACGGCAATATAAGGTTGGTTACGAACGAGGGAAGAACCTTATTGGCCAAATCTCTGGAATACAATACCGAAACCAAAAAACTATCTTCGGACGAAGAAGTGGTCGTGGAAGCGGACGGAACTAGAATCCGCGGAATAGGATTGAGAGCCGACAAGGATCTGAACAAGTTTACCATCCTTCGTCCGACCGCCATTACCCAAGGCGGAACCAATCCACTTTCCACGGCTCAGTGA
- a CDS encoding LIC_11548 family sensor histidine kinase, producing the protein MNLFPVRNEENRYYLRDFFILFGVVAVAVFAAEILHFHRAEDASIVDRILVYVYYTIPLFTLAIAVSYFYRNKRNLETGRLKSSIRYRLSLAFLFVAMLPSIPIFFLSSNVTGRLFEGFYGLDIGQALDAGDYFIGKELRQEKQDLKIKARLFQNLIKKENTNVNSLVRRAYELNLISDPEYYLGWYEKGTPVLETRSLKVPPDGSAFLAMEGETIEENLSVHPSQSHYFLKIPSPDRTKYLLLGKRIFVGEEEKAYSLLNTRKNYHKADLAKERLPYELRVTISLMIIIVFLLSIIFSLIFARKISRPIIDLANATQKVSLGDTDINLPLTEGGEIGALVESFNQMVKDLKSKNRELMHIQRVAAWKEVAQRMAHEIKNPLTPIQLSAERIRRKLDASVPIPFQEIVAKGTETIVGQVKILEHLVNEFSEFARMPAPRLINQHLEPIVLESVKLYEHTPGIQIELQLSKNLPEIFLDKKLFLGIMNNLFKNAVEAIARKKAKGELSGIGKIRVSTKLERRIMRKSVVLMIEDNGTGIPNEYRSKVFEPYYSTKEEHTSGIGLAIVQKTVIDHSGHISVDSSELGGCKFRIELPVA; encoded by the coding sequence ATGAACCTTTTTCCGGTTCGAAACGAGGAGAACCGATACTATCTCAGAGATTTTTTTATTCTTTTCGGCGTGGTCGCCGTCGCCGTCTTCGCAGCGGAAATTCTGCACTTCCACAGGGCGGAAGATGCGAGTATTGTGGATCGAATCCTGGTCTACGTTTATTATACGATTCCTCTATTCACTTTAGCCATAGCTGTCTCCTATTTTTATAGAAACAAAAGAAACCTGGAAACGGGCAGACTTAAAAGTTCCATCCGCTACCGTCTCTCCTTGGCCTTCCTGTTCGTGGCAATGCTTCCTTCGATCCCGATCTTTTTCCTTTCTTCGAACGTAACAGGAAGACTGTTCGAGGGATTTTACGGTTTGGATATAGGACAAGCCTTGGATGCCGGGGATTATTTCATCGGCAAGGAATTGCGCCAGGAAAAGCAGGATCTGAAAATCAAAGCCAGGCTTTTTCAGAACCTGATCAAGAAAGAAAATACGAATGTCAATTCCTTGGTGAGAAGGGCTTACGAACTGAATCTAATTTCGGATCCAGAATATTACCTAGGCTGGTATGAAAAGGGAACTCCCGTCCTCGAAACCCGTTCTTTGAAGGTTCCGCCGGACGGATCCGCATTCCTCGCGATGGAAGGGGAGACGATCGAGGAAAATCTTTCCGTTCACCCTTCCCAATCCCATTATTTCCTGAAAATTCCCTCTCCCGATCGCACCAAATACCTTTTGCTCGGAAAAAGGATTTTCGTCGGAGAAGAAGAGAAAGCGTATTCGCTTTTAAATACGAGAAAGAATTATCACAAGGCCGACCTGGCAAAAGAAAGACTTCCTTATGAATTACGAGTTACGATCAGCCTGATGATCATCATCGTATTTCTGCTTTCCATCATATTCTCCCTTATTTTCGCCAGAAAGATATCCAGACCCATCATAGACTTGGCCAATGCGACGCAAAAGGTTTCCCTAGGAGATACGGATATAAATCTTCCTCTGACAGAAGGAGGAGAGATCGGCGCTTTGGTAGAATCCTTCAATCAAATGGTGAAAGATTTAAAGTCCAAAAATCGCGAGTTGATGCATATACAGCGCGTCGCAGCCTGGAAGGAAGTCGCCCAGAGAATGGCGCATGAAATCAAGAATCCACTCACCCCGATCCAGTTGTCGGCGGAGCGAATTCGAAGAAAATTGGATGCGAGCGTGCCGATCCCTTTCCAGGAAATCGTCGCCAAAGGAACGGAAACGATCGTAGGACAGGTCAAGATCCTGGAACATCTGGTAAACGAATTCTCGGAATTCGCGAGAATGCCTGCGCCCAGATTGATCAACCAGCATCTGGAACCGATCGTTTTGGAAAGCGTCAAATTGTACGAGCATACGCCCGGAATCCAGATCGAACTCCAATTGTCTAAAAATCTCCCGGAGATTTTTTTGGATAAAAAACTGTTTTTAGGAATCATGAATAATCTCTTCAAGAACGCTGTGGAAGCGATCGCAAGGAAAAAGGCGAAAGGCGAGTTATCAGGAATCGGAAAGATACGGGTTTCCACAAAATTGGAGAGAAGGATCATGAGAAAATCCGTGGTTCTAATGATAGAAGATAATGGCACTGGAATTCCGAACGAGTACAGATCCAAAGTTTTCGAGCCGTACTATTCCACTAAGGAGGAACATACCTCCGGTATCGGTCTCGCCATCGTACAGAAAACTGTGATTGACCATAGCGGCCATATCTCGGTAGATTCTTCCGAATTGGGAGGCTGCAAATTTCGGATAGAACTACCGGTAGCCTGA
- the lptB gene encoding LPS export ABC transporter ATP-binding protein yields MGTTIRCQNLVKIYNKRKVVDGVTFDIKKGEVVGLLGPNGAGKTTSFYMSVGFVQPDSGQVFIDNQDVTEFPMHTRAKLGVGYLAQEASIFRKLTVAENLEAILETLEISRSEIVQRRDELLLELQIMRVANQKGYTLSGGERRRCEIARALVTKPDFILLDEPFAGVDPIAVKDIQTVINSLKEKGLGILITDHNVRETLKITDRAYIMHSGKILIAGTPKELVNDKEAKRMYLGEDFKL; encoded by the coding sequence ATGGGTACGACGATCCGTTGCCAAAACCTCGTAAAGATCTATAATAAGCGGAAGGTCGTGGACGGGGTCACCTTTGATATCAAAAAAGGGGAAGTGGTCGGTCTTCTGGGACCGAACGGAGCGGGAAAAACCACGTCTTTTTATATGTCCGTGGGTTTCGTTCAACCGGACTCGGGGCAAGTATTCATAGATAACCAGGACGTCACCGAGTTTCCTATGCATACTCGAGCCAAACTAGGAGTGGGATATCTCGCTCAGGAAGCCTCTATCTTTCGAAAGCTCACAGTCGCGGAAAATCTAGAAGCTATTTTAGAGACTCTGGAAATATCCAGAAGTGAAATCGTACAAAGAAGAGACGAATTGCTTTTGGAACTGCAAATTATGCGGGTCGCAAATCAAAAAGGCTATACTCTTTCCGGCGGTGAACGGAGAAGATGCGAAATCGCGAGGGCCTTGGTTACAAAACCGGATTTTATCCTTCTTGACGAACCTTTTGCAGGGGTGGATCCTATAGCGGTTAAGGACATCCAGACCGTCATCAATAGCTTGAAGGAAAAAGGCCTGGGAATCCTGATAACGGACCACAACGTGAGAGAAACCTTAAAGATCACCGATCGGGCTTATATCATGCATAGCGGTAAGATTCTCATCGCAGGAACTCCCAAGGAATTGGTGAACGACAAAGAAGCGAAGCGAATGTATCTAGGCGAGGATTTTAAACTGTGA
- the kdsA gene encoding 3-deoxy-8-phosphooctulonate synthase, whose protein sequence is MSDRTATSRDFLDGTKIGGDHPFFLIAGPCVMENQDLLDRVCGEMVGICSELGIPYVFKSSFDKANRSSVNSYRGPGLAEGIKHLEFIKGKYNVPVLTDIHETSHILPLKDVLDIYQIPAFLCRQTDLISESAKTGKWVNVKKGQFLSPQDCRHIKTKIQESGSEKYMVTERGTTFGYGNLVFDGRTVPILHQYDIPVIFDATHSAQLPGAAGNSTGGQREFIPSIVRSAVALGIEGLFMEVHPDPEKALSDATTQYPISQIKSLLKELIGLDRYVKREILNSNESN, encoded by the coding sequence ATGAGCGATCGAACTGCCACTAGCCGGGACTTTTTGGACGGCACCAAAATCGGAGGAGATCATCCTTTTTTCCTTATCGCAGGTCCTTGCGTAATGGAAAATCAGGACCTCTTGGATCGGGTCTGCGGAGAGATGGTCGGAATTTGTTCCGAGCTGGGAATTCCCTACGTTTTTAAAAGCAGTTTCGATAAGGCGAACCGTTCTTCGGTCAATTCCTATAGAGGACCCGGTCTTGCCGAGGGAATCAAACACCTGGAATTCATTAAAGGAAAATATAATGTTCCCGTATTGACGGATATCCACGAGACTTCTCACATCTTACCTCTGAAGGACGTGTTAGATATCTACCAAATCCCGGCCTTTCTCTGCAGACAAACGGATTTGATTTCCGAATCCGCTAAGACGGGCAAATGGGTCAACGTAAAGAAAGGACAGTTTCTTTCTCCGCAAGATTGCAGGCATATCAAAACGAAAATACAGGAATCGGGATCGGAAAAATACATGGTCACCGAGAGAGGGACGACTTTCGGATACGGAAATCTGGTCTTCGACGGAAGGACAGTACCTATTCTGCACCAATATGATATACCGGTGATCTTCGACGCCACCCATTCCGCACAATTACCCGGAGCCGCCGGAAATAGTACGGGAGGGCAGAGAGAGTTCATCCCCAGTATCGTCAGGAGCGCCGTCGCATTAGGAATCGAAGGGCTATTCATGGAAGTGCATCCCGATCCGGAAAAGGCGTTGTCCGATGCCACGACCCAGTATCCGATCTCCCAAATCAAATCCCTTTTGAAAGAGCTGATCGGTTTGGATCGGTACGTAAAACGGGAAATCCTGAATTCGAACGAATCTAACTAA
- a CDS encoding HPr family phosphocarrier protein, whose product MREIHLKINENSTGMHARPASVFVNCASKFPCEVLVSKEGVEVNGKSIMGLMMLALAPGQEFSIRATGEKESEAIDALSRLVTDDFAV is encoded by the coding sequence TTGAGAGAAATCCACCTCAAAATCAATGAAAATAGTACGGGTATGCACGCCCGACCGGCCTCCGTCTTCGTAAACTGCGCGTCCAAATTTCCTTGCGAGGTTTTGGTTTCTAAGGAAGGAGTGGAAGTGAACGGAAAAAGCATTATGGGTTTGATGATGCTCGCCTTAGCACCGGGACAGGAATTTTCGATCCGGGCGACCGGCGAAAAAGAATCCGAAGCCATCGATGCGTTGTCCAGGCTGGTAACGGACGATTTTGCCGTATGA
- the hprK gene encoding HPr(Ser) kinase/phosphatase, protein MSVPGINVSNILKDHPELGLKLIAGETGLQNRIHSSEINRPGLSLTGFYESFAHDRIQIFGKGEWAYLISREGDGLNQIASEFFHFHLNCIIFTHGNSAPPIFVEYCNRLNIPLLVSDVSTHKFITLISQILDRSLAPRTMRHGVLIEVFGIGILLSGKSGVGKSETALELIERGHRLVADDMVEIRRLSESYLIGTCSDLLRHHMEIRGLGILNIKDIFGIGSVRDHKLIELIIHLEEWSDEKEFDRTGLENRTEEVLGVLIPLIRLPVRPGRNIPIIVETAAMNQRLKKLGKNAAAEFSQKLNIYLQQGKVERNPPQNQ, encoded by the coding sequence ATGTCTGTGCCAGGAATCAACGTATCGAATATTTTAAAAGACCATCCGGAATTAGGGCTGAAGTTGATCGCCGGGGAAACCGGTCTGCAAAATCGGATTCATAGTTCGGAAATCAATCGACCGGGTCTCTCCTTAACAGGATTTTACGAGAGTTTTGCCCACGATCGGATCCAAATTTTCGGGAAGGGGGAATGGGCCTATCTCATTTCGAGAGAAGGAGACGGACTCAATCAGATCGCTTCGGAATTTTTCCATTTTCATCTGAATTGCATCATTTTTACCCATGGAAATTCCGCACCGCCCATATTCGTGGAATATTGCAACCGCCTGAATATTCCACTCTTGGTTTCGGACGTATCCACGCATAAATTCATCACTCTGATTTCGCAGATATTGGATCGTAGCCTTGCGCCCAGGACCATGAGACATGGAGTATTGATAGAGGTATTCGGTATCGGTATTCTGCTGTCGGGAAAAAGCGGAGTCGGAAAAAGCGAAACCGCCCTAGAACTCATCGAGAGGGGGCATCGATTGGTCGCCGACGATATGGTCGAGATCAGGCGGCTTTCCGAAAGTTATCTGATAGGAACCTGTTCCGACCTTCTCCGTCACCACATGGAAATCCGCGGACTGGGTATATTAAATATCAAAGATATATTCGGAATCGGTTCTGTCCGCGACCATAAATTGATCGAGCTCATCATCCACTTAGAAGAGTGGTCGGACGAAAAGGAATTCGATCGAACGGGTCTGGAAAATAGGACCGAAGAGGTTTTGGGTGTGCTTATTCCTCTTATCAGATTGCCGGTCCGTCCAGGACGGAATATTCCGATCATCGTAGAAACGGCGGCAATGAATCAGAGGTTAAAGAAGCTGGGCAAAAATGCCGCAGCCGAATTCAGTCAGAAATTGAATATCTATTTGCAGCAAGGTAAAGTTGAGAGAAATCCACCTCAAAATCAATGA
- a CDS encoding LON peptidase substrate-binding domain-containing protein, whose translation MLSVSTTTIPIFPLPGIILFPGTFLPLHIFEPRYRMMLDYCSESGEEMAVAPIRMESLKNNDPHPEIETVFGWGTIVRKDPLPDGRSNILLEGKGIARLSGYETLDPFRIGIVEKIPPERSRTENEIFRDLFDRILSLTKRILLSEGAQEELILRMNDLWGHPFPVDFISSILNFDFDKKQEILSNSDPVQKAKVLLWIVEEMNLGE comes from the coding sequence ATTCTTTCGGTGTCAACAACTACAATCCCGATCTTTCCATTGCCGGGCATCATTCTCTTTCCGGGAACTTTTTTGCCTCTGCACATCTTCGAACCTAGATACAGGATGATGCTCGATTATTGTTCCGAGTCGGGGGAAGAGATGGCGGTCGCTCCGATTCGGATGGAATCCTTGAAAAACAACGATCCTCATCCCGAAATCGAGACGGTATTCGGCTGGGGAACCATCGTCCGAAAGGACCCGCTCCCCGACGGCCGCTCGAATATCTTATTGGAAGGAAAGGGGATCGCAAGACTGAGCGGGTATGAGACTTTGGACCCGTTTCGGATCGGGATCGTGGAAAAAATTCCTCCGGAACGCTCCCGTACCGAAAACGAGATTTTTCGGGATTTATTCGATCGCATCCTTTCTCTGACCAAACGGATCCTGCTTTCTGAGGGGGCTCAGGAAGAACTCATTCTTAGAATGAACGATCTTTGGGGGCATCCTTTTCCGGTGGATTTCATCTCATCCATATTAAACTTCGATTTTGATAAAAAACAGGAGATTCTGTCCAACTCGGATCCCGTGCAAAAAGCCAAGGTTTTACTTTGGATCGTGGAGGAAATGAATCTAGGAGAATGA